In Dama dama isolate Ldn47 chromosome X, ASM3311817v1, whole genome shotgun sequence, one genomic interval encodes:
- the LOC133052603 gene encoding olfactory receptor 6N1-like, with the protein MGNLTTIKEFLLLGFGSLHGLQFFLFGLFLGMYVVTLLGNLLILIVISLDRNLQTPMYFFLSNFSFLEIWYTTSIAPKMLQTLLFGPRVISFVGCVVQFYFFGSMAVVECFLLTAMSYDRYLAICSPLQYPSLMNLHTCVLLAGGSWLGGFLTPVVTVAMTFQLPFCATYKIDHFFCDLAPVLKLACSDTETVEKTTFLLASFVTMVPFLLTVASYMHIVAAVLRIPSAAGKQRAFATCSSHLTVVTLYYGTLGTVYAIPTATQTAVLNKIFSLFYTVVTPMVNPIVYSLRNKDVQEAVRRLMSQWASAKGSSGPPPPPGSLFVLRTAWASMKDAKH; encoded by the coding sequence ATGGGTAATCTGACCACAATCAAAGAATTCCTCCTGCTGGGATTCGGGAGTCTCCACGGgttacagttttttctttttgggcTATTTCTGGGAATGTATGTAGTGACTTTGCTGGGGAACCTTCTTATCCTTATCGTCATTTCTCTTGATCGTAACCTCCaaacccccatgtacttctttctgTCCAATTTCTCCTTCCTTGAGATCTGGTACACTACCTCTATTGCTCCTAAGATGCTGCAGACCCTTCTCTTCGGTCCCAGGGTGATTTCTTTTGTGGGCTGTGTGGTCCAGTTTTACTTCTTCGGCTCCATGGCAGTAGTTGAGTGCTTCCTTCTGACCGCCATGTCTTACGACCGCTACCTTGCCATCTGCAGCCCCCTGCAGTACCCATCGCTCATGAACCTCCACACGTGTGTCCTGCTTGCAGGCGGGTCTTGGCTGGGTGGCTTCCTAACGCCTGTGGTCACTGTTGCCATGACTTTTCAGCTGCCATTCTGTGCAACCTATAAGATCGACCACTTCTTCTGTGACCTGGCCCCTGTGCTGAAGCTGGCCTGCTCTGATACTGAGACCGTGGAGAAAACCACCTTCCTCCTGGCCTCCTTCGTCACCATGGTGCCCTTCTTACTCACCGTAGCCTCCTATATGCACATTGTGGCTGCTGTCCTCAGGATTCCATCAGCTGCAGGAAAGCAACGAGCCTTCgccacctgctcctcccacctcacAGTGGTCACTCTGTACTACGGAACACTGGGAACAGTGTATGCCATCCCCACAGCAACCCAGACTGCTGTCCTGAACAAGATCTTCTCCTTGTTCTACACTGTGGTCACTCCCATGGTCAACCCCATCGTGTACAGCCTGAGAAACAAGGATGTTCAAGAGGCAGTGAGACGGCTTATGAGTCAGTGGGCATCTGCTAAGGGGAGCTCAgggcccccaccacccccagggaGTCTTTTTGTTCTCAGAACAGCCTGGGCTTCTATGAAGGACGCCAAGCACTAG